Sequence from the Priestia megaterium genome:
AATTGCTCTACTATTATTTAATGGGTTATTCTCTTTGTATCATATTCCGCTGCTTTTTGATTTTATTAAAACGGATATGACGCTCCACGGAATAGTGAGTGTTGTATTATTTATCGCTGCATTTTGTATGTGGTGGCCACTCGTTAATCAGCTAGAAGAAGAACAAACGCTAAGTTCTTTAAAAAAGCTTGGGTATATTTTTGCAGATGGCGTACTCCTTACTCCAGCGTGCGCGCTGATTATTTTTGCAAATCACTCTTTATATGCGACGTATACAGACTCAAGCGCTTGGGTACAAGCTCTTTCTCTTTGTGTACCGCCTTCTATGATTGCAAGTTTAGGGCAGCTTGCTCCCGAGATGTTTAATACACTGCCTCCCGTGGAAGATCAGCAGCTAGGCGGCGTTATTATGAAGATCATTCAAGAAATTGTGTATGGAACGGTTTTAGGCTTTATTTTTTTTCAGTGGGCTCGAAAAGAACGAGAGAAAGATACGTACATGCCTGATTTTAGTGAACGTCAAGATATAAAATCAAAGGAGATTCCATCTACTCCTCCCTTGAAGTAAAAACAGATTGCGACATAACTACATCAATCCAATCTAAAGACAAACAAATGGGATAAAGGAGCTGAACCGCTTGTGACACCGCTGTTGATTTCCGTGCAAGGCTTTGCTTTCCGCAGGCGGCCGATGAACCTCCTCGTTCGGGGTCTCACCTGTTCCGCTTTTCCCACAGGAGTCTTCGCCTTGCTCTCCAATCAACAGCTAGAAGCAGCTACACGAAACCTACGTTCAATATGACAACAAAAAACGAACTACCAATCAATAATTTTGATTAGTAGTTCGCATTTAACTTCAACTAACATACTTTTGTCTCAGCCTCTTTTACTTCTATAGCTGAACGGTTTCAAGCTGTGATTTGATTTGTGTTAATATCTTTTCACACTGTTCTACAAGGGATGGCGGGAAATATTCTCTGTCTCCATATTCTACACCGTGAGGATAATAATGTTTGCCTAGTAGAGGTGTCATAAGGTGAATAACAGCATGCCTGCCCCCTACATCGCCTGAAATAGCATGTCCTTGGACTCGCAAATAGAAGGCATCCCGCTGAAACTCGAATTTTCGATCGTACGTGACGCGTTCATAATCCCATTGTCCGGCGCGGACCAGACCAAATTGATGCATAATCTCATCTAATAAATCTAAATCAATCTTTAATGAATCAAATTTTGCATATTCAAATTTCATATGAACTCCCTCCCAAAACAGATATACCCCAACTAAATCATAAGCCGAATGGATAAAACTTGCAATATCTAATAAGGAAAAATGTAAACGTTATCTATTTTTATTTAAACGTTTTAAATACGAAAGTTTACTAAAAAGTTGGTCACACTATAAAACGAACACACTATGTAAAGGAGGATAAAACAATGAAAACTGTACAAGAGGTAATGACAGCTGATACGGAAACATGCACCACGCTCGATAACGTATATGAAGTGGCAGTGAAAATGAAGGAATGGAATGTAGGCGCAATTCCAATTGTCGATAAGGATCAGCTAGTAGGAATGATTACAGATCGAGACTTAGTTATAAGAGGCATTGCAGAAAAGAAGCCAAATTCAAGTAAAGTAACGGATGTTATGAGTGAAGAGCTTATAACTATTACAGCGGAAGCCTCTGTAGATGAAGCTTCTAAGCTTATGGCTCAACATCAAATCCGTCGTCTTCCTGTTGTGGAAAATCAAAAGCTAGTAGGGATTGTATCGCTAGGTGATTTATCAACGTTTCGCTATGCAAATGAACGTGCAGGAGAAGCTCTCTCAGACATTTCAGAACAAACGCATTAAAAAGCGAAAGCCAACTGTTTGCAGTATATTCGTAAATAGTTGGCTTTTTCTTTTGTTTCCTTTATACCAATAGCTATTTTTTTTTGAATGCATGTATAATAGAGATAAAAATAAGTTAAACAGGTAAAGAAAACAGGTGTAAGGAGAGGAAGAAAAGCTGAAAAAAGTTATTTTTATTCTCGTATTAATAGTGGCATTTGTATACGCGGAGGATTATTTACCTCAGCTAGAGAAATATCTAACGGGTCAAAATATTGAGCAAAATCAAACGGATTCCAAAAGTCAGCCTACACAAGAAGTGGCTTCTTATGAAAAACAAAGTGAAAATATGATGAGACTCATTGGAGATCATTCAGAACAGTTAATTGGAATGCTTGGAGAGCCGGATCGTATTGATTCTTCTGCATATGGATATGACTGGTGGATTTACAAAAAGAATCGTCAAACGTATGCGCAGGTAGGAGTAGAAAATAATCAAGTCGTATCTGTATACGTCATTGGTTCAAAAACAAATACAGATCCTTTTGAGATTGGTGAGAAGCGAGAAGAAGTAGAAAAAAGAGTTTCACTTTCATCCGGACTCACGCTTCAAAAAGACGGAAATGAATACCGATTTCGTCTGAGTGAAGAGGATATGAAAATGCGCCCAATTATTAAATATGGAGATGTATACGTCCAACTATATTTTGATCAGTTCCTTAATACAATCTCAAGTATTCGAATTATGGACATGGACACGCTATTAAAACAGCGTCCGTACGAAATTGTTTATCGCGGCGAGCTTCCAACAGCTCCGTCATTGACCTCGGAGGAGTGGAAAAGTGTACAAGAAGGAGAAGAACAGCAAATTATCGATATTACAAATGTAATTCGAGACCGGTTTCAGCTGTCACCTTTAGCTTGGGACGAAGCCACTGCCGGAGTAGCATATTTACACAGCAAAGAAATGAGCGACTTAAACTATTTCTCTCACGTTTCACCAGCACAAGGTGATTTAGGCAACCGTCTGCAAAAAGGCGATGTAGTATATCGTATCGCAGGCGAAAATATTGCCTCGAATTATCATGATGGAATCGCTGCGGTTGAAGGGTGGCTTAATAGTGAGGGACATCGTAAGGCTTTACTCAATAAAGAGTTTACGCGTCTTGGTGTAGGTGTATATGAGAAATATTATACGCAAAACTTTATC
This genomic interval carries:
- a CDS encoding YugN family protein — its product is MKFEYAKFDSLKIDLDLLDEIMHQFGLVRAGQWDYERVTYDRKFEFQRDAFYLRVQGHAISGDVGGRHAVIHLMTPLLGKHYYPHGVEYGDREYFPPSLVEQCEKILTQIKSQLETVQL
- a CDS encoding CAP domain-containing protein, whose protein sequence is MAFVYAEDYLPQLEKYLTGQNIEQNQTDSKSQPTQEVASYEKQSENMMRLIGDHSEQLIGMLGEPDRIDSSAYGYDWWIYKKNRQTYAQVGVENNQVVSVYVIGSKTNTDPFEIGEKREEVEKRVSLSSGLTLQKDGNEYRFRLSEEDMKMRPIIKYGDVYVQLYFDQFLNTISSIRIMDMDTLLKQRPYEIVYRGELPTAPSLTSEEWKSVQEGEEQQIIDITNVIRDRFQLSPLAWDEATAGVAYLHSKEMSDLNYFSHVSPAQGDLGNRLQKGDVVYRIAGENIASNYHDGIAAVEGWLNSEGHRKALLNKEFTRLGVGVYEKYYTQNFITPMNE
- a CDS encoding CBS domain-containing protein, which encodes MKTVQEVMTADTETCTTLDNVYEVAVKMKEWNVGAIPIVDKDQLVGMITDRDLVIRGIAEKKPNSSKVTDVMSEELITITAEASVDEASKLMAQHQIRRLPVVENQKLVGIVSLGDLSTFRYANERAGEALSDISEQTH
- the ctaG gene encoding cytochrome c oxidase assembly factor CtaG, whose amino-acid sequence is MINNLQMFGFEALWSPYYFLTICLVTVLYFFIVGRWRGNFIGAEAVSRKTKAYFVISMVLLYICKGGPVDLLGHFMFSAHMTQMAIVYLVIPPLFILGIPPWLARSVIYVRGVKPVFKFFTKPLIALLLFNGLFSLYHIPLLFDFIKTDMTLHGIVSVVLFIAAFCMWWPLVNQLEEEQTLSSLKKLGYIFADGVLLTPACALIIFANHSLYATYTDSSAWVQALSLCVPPSMIASLGQLAPEMFNTLPPVEDQQLGGVIMKIIQEIVYGTVLGFIFFQWARKEREKDTYMPDFSERQDIKSKEIPSTPPLK